A region from the Benincasa hispida cultivar B227 chromosome 8, ASM972705v1, whole genome shotgun sequence genome encodes:
- the LOC120082690 gene encoding BOI-related E3 ubiquitin-protein ligase 1-like translates to MAVEARRMNLLPSQFIIPNNRDFIKQNQGIVDICNNHNKTNTQMAPATETPGLLPYAALPPETVNNFAMYDWGKAESGLTSNNFPTVAPSRKRTRRSVYDEPGGSFPGRLLDEEIINSHIQQQQSEIDRFIAIHREKVRMEMEVRKKRESGMLVRAIEERVVKKLKEKEEEIERMGKLNWVLQERVKRLCIENQVWRDLAESNEATVNSLRSNLEQVMLAANNNVVAAAEEAESSCGSTSDCGRRGAEEEEESGGGGGAGGGRCRKCGAGESRVLVLPCRHLCLCTMCGSTLHTCPVCNSAINASVHVNFS, encoded by the exons ATGGCAGTTGAAGCACGGCGTATGAATCTTCTACCTTCTCAGTTCATCATCCCCAACAACAG AGATTTCATCAAACAGAATCAAGGAATTGTTGATATCtgtaataatcataataaaacGAACACCCAGATGGCTCCGGCGACGGAGACGCCCGGATTATTGCCTTACGCGGCGCTTCCACCGGAGACTGTGAATAATTTTGCGATGTACGATTGGGGAAAAGCAGAGAGTGGACTGACATCGAATAACTTCCCGACGGTCGCTCCGAGCCGGAAGCGAACGAGACGATCGGTTTATGATGAACCGGGGGGTTCATTCCCTGGGAGGCTATTGGATGAAGAAATCATCAACTCCCACATTCAGCAACAACAGAGTGAAATCGATCGGTTCATTGCAATCCAT AGGGAGAAGGTGAGAATGGAAATGGAGGTAAGGAAGAAACGGGAATCAGGAATGTTGGTGAGGGCAATAGAGGAAAGGGTagtgaagaaattgaaggaaaaagaagaagaaatagaaagaaTGGGGAAATTGAATTGGGTATTGCAAGAGAGAGTGAAACGGCTGTGTATAGAGAATCAAGTATGGAGGGATTTGGCAGAGAGCAATGAAGCCACCGTCAATTCTTTAAGGAGCAATTTGGAGCAGGTGATGTTGGCCGCCAATAATAACGTTGTTGCAGCGGCGGAGGAGGCAGAGTCGAGCTGTGGGAGTACAAGTGATTGTGGAAGGAGGGGGGCGGAAGAGGAGGAGGAGAGCGGCGGCGGTGGTGGTGCCGGAGGAGGGCGGTGCCGGAAATGTGGGGCGGGGGAATCGAGGGTATTGGTATTGCCATGCAGGCATCTTTGTTTGTGTACAATGTGTGGGTCCACACTTCACACTTGCCCTGTATGTAATTCTGCCATTAATGCCAGCGTCCATGTTAATTTTTCTTAG